A region of Deinococcus rubellus DNA encodes the following proteins:
- a CDS encoding restriction endonuclease produces MNVPKYHEFFNPLLAAMHQLGGSASLVELDEEAVRQMQLPSEVTDVLHGDTGKTEVQYRLAWARTYLKKYGLITNSSRGVWALTAAGQTTRTVQSRKVQGAVRVQRQQAPTDTTSNEEVLDDSVSIDEQPKWEDHLRETVLALTPGGFERLCQRILRESGFIQVEVTGRSGDGGIDGHGIVRLAGLLSFPIIFQAKKYRGSVGAPEIRNFRGAMVGRADKGLFITTGNFTPAASAEATRDGAPPIDLIDGSALVTKLKELKLGVSTRMVEVTEVDEDWFNSL; encoded by the coding sequence ATGAATGTTCCCAAGTACCACGAGTTTTTCAACCCTCTGTTGGCGGCAATGCATCAGCTCGGCGGCAGCGCCAGTCTCGTTGAGTTGGATGAGGAAGCAGTGCGACAAATGCAGTTGCCCTCAGAAGTCACTGATGTTCTCCATGGCGATACGGGGAAAACAGAGGTACAATACAGGTTGGCTTGGGCAAGAACTTATTTGAAGAAGTATGGACTCATCACCAACAGCTCTCGTGGGGTGTGGGCGCTGACAGCGGCGGGGCAAACAACTAGAACGGTCCAGTCCCGAAAGGTACAGGGTGCTGTCCGCGTTCAGAGACAACAGGCACCCACTGATACAACATCAAACGAAGAAGTATTAGATGACAGTGTGTCAATCGATGAGCAGCCGAAGTGGGAAGACCATCTACGAGAAACTGTTCTTGCCTTGACGCCGGGAGGGTTCGAACGTCTCTGTCAGCGCATCCTTCGAGAGTCTGGCTTCATCCAGGTTGAGGTAACAGGTAGGTCTGGAGATGGTGGAATTGATGGTCACGGAATCGTGCGACTTGCGGGGTTGCTGAGCTTCCCAATTATCTTCCAGGCCAAGAAATATAGAGGCTCGGTAGGTGCTCCGGAGATAAGGAACTTCCGGGGCGCAATGGTCGGTAGAGCCGACAAGGGCTTATTCATCACAACTGGAAATTTCACTCCTGCCGCCAGTGCTGAGGCCACACGAGACGGCGCTCCACCAATTGACTTGATAGATGGAAGCGCCTTAGTTACTAAGCTTAAAGAACTCAAGCTTGGGGTCAGCACACGTATGGTGGAAGTCACAGAGGTAGATGAAGACTGGTTTAATTCCTTATAG
- the lipB gene encoding lipoyl(octanoyl) transferase LipB, protein MSGAFPTLPSTLAFEVIDLGLIAYQAAWDAQKEHHARVAAGGRPTLLLAEHPAVLTLGRKAAAGDNIVVTREYLAAQQIGVYQIERGGDVTYHGPGQLVMYAIFPVGRKVRDFLRLLEEATLKALAALNLRDTRPNPGYAGIYVPDREINGLSRHQKIASIGVAIKRHVALHGVGLNVSTNLDHFDLIVPCGLTDTQMTSIEREYQWRGLGEAPGMDAVKSAVAEAFAETFRNYDWTLPALPFQTLPIQPIPSAGGPA, encoded by the coding sequence ATGAGCGGCGCTTTCCCCACCCTACCCTCCACCCTGGCCTTCGAGGTGATCGACCTCGGCCTGATCGCCTACCAGGCGGCCTGGGACGCCCAGAAGGAGCACCACGCCCGGGTGGCGGCAGGCGGGCGGCCCACTTTGCTACTGGCCGAGCATCCCGCCGTGCTGACGCTGGGGCGCAAGGCGGCGGCGGGCGACAATATCGTCGTGACCCGCGAGTATCTGGCCGCGCAGCAGATCGGCGTCTACCAGATCGAGCGCGGCGGCGACGTGACCTACCACGGCCCCGGCCAACTGGTGATGTACGCTATTTTCCCGGTGGGCCGCAAGGTCCGCGACTTTCTGCGCCTGCTCGAAGAGGCCACCCTCAAGGCGCTGGCAGCACTGAACCTGCGCGATACCCGCCCCAACCCCGGCTACGCGGGCATTTACGTGCCGGACCGGGAGATCAACGGCCTGAGTCGTCATCAGAAGATCGCCAGCATTGGCGTGGCGATCAAGCGGCACGTGGCGCTGCATGGCGTGGGCCTGAACGTCAGCACCAACCTCGACCACTTCGATCTGATCGTGCCGTGTGGCCTGACCGATACCCAGATGACCAGCATCGAACGTGAATATCAGTGGCGCGGCCTGGGTGAAGCTCCCGGTATGGACGCTGTGAAAAGCGCCGTGGCCGAGGCCTTTGCCGAAACCTTCCGCAACTACGACTGGACCCTGCCCGCCCTGCCCTTCCAGACCCTTCCAATCCAACCCATCCCGAGCGCCGGAGGCCCCGCATGA
- the truA gene encoding tRNA pseudouridine(38-40) synthase TruA has translation MCAEWAGEEAGQRQYRPPDGWVRWRMTLSWHGAGFVGWQSQPGARSVQDTLRDAWLPLVGHPADVARPVAAGRTDAGVHAETMTAHLDVRLGSLKPGTEQLARAINAHLPPDLAVTGIEPAAPGFHARFSCLGRAYVYRVINVPQRRPLWEGRALHRSGPLDMAAMRRAAAQLIGPHDFAAFATQEERQTVRELRRLDVQRLGELTEFHVAGESFLRHMVRGLVGTLLSVGEGRLSPEQMEAILTSKQRAQAGANMPPHGLYFTWAEYGERCQE, from the coding sequence GTGTGTGCTGAATGGGCGGGCGAGGAGGCAGGGCAGCGTCAGTATCGCCCGCCGGACGGCTGGGTCCGCTGGCGAATGACCCTGAGCTGGCACGGCGCGGGCTTCGTCGGCTGGCAATCGCAACCCGGCGCTCGGAGTGTGCAGGACACCCTGCGCGACGCCTGGCTGCCGCTGGTGGGCCACCCTGCCGATGTCGCCCGTCCGGTGGCGGCAGGGCGTACCGATGCGGGAGTTCATGCCGAGACGATGACGGCGCACCTCGATGTCCGCCTCGGCAGTCTCAAACCCGGCACTGAGCAACTTGCCCGCGCCATCAACGCCCACCTGCCGCCCGATCTGGCCGTCACCGGAATCGAACCCGCCGCGCCGGGCTTTCACGCCCGGTTTTCCTGTCTCGGGCGGGCCTACGTCTACCGGGTGATCAACGTGCCGCAGCGCCGCCCGCTGTGGGAGGGCCGGGCACTGCACCGCAGCGGGCCGCTGGACATGGCCGCCATGCGCCGGGCCGCCGCGCAGCTGATCGGCCCGCACGATTTTGCCGCTTTCGCCACCCAGGAGGAGCGCCAGACAGTGCGTGAGCTGCGGCGGCTGGACGTGCAGCGGCTGGGCGAGCTGACCGAGTTTCACGTCGCGGGCGAGAGCTTTCTGCGCCACATGGTGCGCGGCCTGGTGGGTACCTTGCTCAGTGTGGGCGAGGGCCGCCTCAGCCCCGAGCAGATGGAAGCCATTCTGACCTCGAAGCAGCGGGCGCAGGCTGGAGCCAACATGCCGCCGCACGGGTTGTATTTCACCTGGGCGGAGTACGGCGAGCGCTGCCAGGAGTAG
- a CDS encoding chloramphenicol phosphotransferase CPT family protein has product MSLPVSRIILLNGASSAGKSTLCRALQAQLPEPFLYFALDLLLFSKEVVPQRPGVVAFEWSRQRPRLFGGYHRSLAAFASAGNNLIVDYVLETQETLSDLVRLLAPFDVFFVGVHCPLPELERRERARGDRRIGDARMDFGRVHTFSGYDFELDSLGAQEENAARVVAAWQNRTRPGVFNQLGGERLGGR; this is encoded by the coding sequence ATGTCTCTGCCTGTCAGCCGGATCATCCTGCTCAACGGCGCGTCGAGTGCTGGGAAGTCCACCCTTTGCCGGGCGCTGCAAGCCCAGTTACCAGAGCCGTTTCTGTATTTTGCGCTCGATCTGCTGCTGTTTAGCAAGGAAGTCGTACCGCAGCGGCCCGGCGTGGTGGCCTTCGAGTGGTCGCGGCAGCGACCCAGATTGTTCGGTGGCTACCACCGTTCGCTGGCCGCCTTCGCCTCGGCGGGCAACAATCTGATTGTTGATTACGTGCTGGAGACGCAGGAAACCCTCAGCGACCTGGTGCGGCTCCTGGCTCCCTTCGACGTGTTTTTCGTGGGCGTACACTGTCCCCTGCCGGAGTTGGAGCGGCGTGAGCGGGCACGGGGAGACCGGCGCATCGGCGACGCCCGGATGGACTTTGGGCGGGTACATACCTTCAGCGGCTACGACTTCGAGCTGGACTCGCTGGGAGCGCAGGAAGAAAACGCGGCCAGAGTTGTGGCGGCCTGGCAAAACCGCACGCGGCCCGGCGTCTTCAATCAACTGGGCGGGGAGCGACTGGGGGGCAGATAA
- the lipA gene encoding lipoyl synthase, which produces MTQNTTPEPKFIKNGIYRKDSTPVREQKPAWLKVSIPTGETFKEVRSIVKEHRLHTVCEEAMCPNIGECWSRGTATFMLMGHICTRGCRFCAVDTGNPMGKLDLDEPAGVADSVRLMGLKYVVLTSVDRDDLPDGGAYHFAKTVTAIKKVNPETRVESLTPDFSGNTACVDLVLGSGVDVYAQNIETVRRLTHPVRDIRAGYDQTLKVLKHAKASRPDVITKTSVMLGLGETHEEVIETMRDLRAANVDVVTFGQYLRPTMHHLPVERYVTPAEFDEFREIGLTLGFLEVVSGPLVRSSYKAEQILMDHPRGMPAHLGHLSAEDGLSLI; this is translated from the coding sequence ATGACCCAGAACACCACGCCAGAACCCAAGTTCATCAAGAACGGCATCTACCGTAAGGACAGCACTCCGGTGCGCGAGCAGAAACCGGCCTGGCTGAAGGTCAGCATCCCGACAGGGGAGACGTTCAAGGAAGTGCGCTCCATTGTCAAGGAACACCGCCTGCACACCGTCTGCGAGGAGGCCATGTGCCCCAACATCGGCGAGTGCTGGAGCCGGGGTACGGCCACCTTCATGCTGATGGGCCATATCTGCACGCGGGGCTGCCGCTTCTGCGCCGTCGACACCGGCAATCCGATGGGCAAGCTTGATCTGGACGAACCGGCGGGCGTGGCCGACAGCGTGCGCCTGATGGGCCTCAAGTACGTGGTGCTGACCTCGGTGGACCGCGACGATCTGCCGGACGGCGGCGCGTACCACTTCGCCAAGACGGTGACGGCCATCAAGAAAGTCAACCCCGAAACCCGCGTGGAGTCGCTGACGCCGGATTTTAGCGGCAACACCGCCTGCGTGGATCTGGTGCTCGGCAGCGGTGTGGACGTGTACGCCCAGAACATCGAGACGGTGCGCCGCCTGACCCACCCGGTGCGCGACATCCGCGCCGGCTACGATCAGACCTTGAAGGTGCTGAAGCACGCCAAGGCCAGCCGCCCCGACGTAATCACCAAGACCAGCGTGATGCTGGGCCTCGGTGAAACGCACGAGGAAGTCATCGAGACCATGCGCGATTTGCGGGCCGCGAATGTGGATGTGGTGACGTTCGGCCAGTACCTGCGCCCCACCATGCACCACCTGCCGGTTGAGCGATACGTCACGCCCGCTGAGTTCGACGAGTTCCGTGAGATCGGCCTCACACTGGGATTTCTGGAAGTGGTTTCGGGCCCGCTGGTCAGAAGCAGCTACAAGGCCGAGCAGATCTTGATGGATCACCCGCGCGGGATGCCCGCCCACCTGGGTCATCTCAGCGCCGAGGACGGCTTGAGCCTGATCTGA